Proteins from one Cryptomeria japonica chromosome 4, Sugi_1.0, whole genome shotgun sequence genomic window:
- the LOC131074015 gene encoding probable xyloglucan endotransglucosylase/hydrolase protein 5, producing the protein MKGCVKLLGFKTVSEYICSVLILIFYFLSQGESSTFNEKFGISWGNDHIRLLNNGNTAQLSLDYSSGSGFASIDKYLFGSFNMRIKLIPGNSAGTVTAYYMSSDTSSHDEIDFEFLGNIAGKGYHVQTNVFASGVGNREQRIKLWFDPSADFHNYSILWNQKQIVFSVDSIPIRVFKNNERIGVPYLKNQPMKVISTLWNGEDWATDGGKVKIDWSKAPFIASYQGFEVDGCVASASSKSCTGHWWDQSLFQGLNRNQLRKLRWVQRKYTFYDYCKDKSGRFSRVPPECALNP; encoded by the exons ATGAAAGGTTGTGTGAAGCTTTTGGGCTTTAAAACAGTCTCAGAGTATATTTGTTCTGTCCTGATTCTGATTTTCTACTTTCTGTCCCAAGGAGAATCCTCCACTTTCAATGAAAAATTTGGCATCTCGTGGGGAAATGATCACATTAGATTGTTAAACAATGGGAACACAGCCCAGCTCAGTCTGGACTATTCTTCAG GTTCTGGTTTTGCATCCATAGATAAGTACTTGTTTGGGAGTTTCAACATGAGAATTAAGCTGATACCTGGAAATTCAGCAGGAACAGTCACTGCATATTAT ATGTCATCAGACACATCATCACATGATGAAATAGATTTTGAATTCCTGGGAAACATTGCTGGAAAGGGTTACCATGTACAAACCAATGTTTTTGCAAGTGGAGTTGGAAACAGAGAGCAAAGAATAAAACTCTGGTTTGATCCATCTGCAGATTTCCATAACTACTCAATTCTTTGGAACCAAAAGCAAATAGT ATTCTCTGTGGATTCAATACCCATTCGTGTGTTCAAGAACAATGAAAGAATTGGTGTTCCATATCTGAAGAATCAACCCATGAAAGTCATCTCTACCCTTTGGAATGGAGAAGACTGGGCTACAGATGGAGGAAAGGTGAAAATAGATTGGAGTAAAGCTCCTTTCATTGCATCTTATCAGGGCTTTGAAGTGGATGGGTGTGTGGCATCTGCTTCGTCCAAGTCCTGTACAGGGCACTGGTGGGATCAATCTTTATTTCAGGGTCTCAATCGAAACCAGTTAAGAAAACTTCGATGGGTTCAGCGAAAGTACACGTTCTATGATTACTGCAAGGATAAGTCCGGGAGGTTTTCCAGAGTTCCACCTGAATGTGCATTAAATCCCTGA